In Edaphobacter dinghuensis, one genomic interval encodes:
- a CDS encoding DNA adenine methylase, with the protein MNLFVDIEIEPQSEKIVNVASVPQRSPFRYPGGKTWLVPIVRKWLKTRKANELIEPFAGGGIISLTVAFEELTNRVTMVECDDQVAAVWETIFSGGAQKLAEHIVNFSMTLDNVQSVLSKTDMSREDLAFQTILRNRVNHGGILAPGSGLLKHGENGKGLKSRWYADTLYRRITNINHIRNRVSFVHGDGMKVMQDNREKTDTVYFIDPPYTAAGKKAGSRLYTHSELDHEHLFQIAAGVAGDFLMTYDNAGGVQELARKHNFDLEPVSMKNTHHAEMTELLIGRDLDWVRRNSPRQIAS; encoded by the coding sequence ATGAATCTTTTCGTAGATATTGAAATCGAGCCCCAATCCGAAAAGATCGTAAATGTGGCATCGGTTCCACAACGAAGTCCATTTCGTTATCCAGGTGGTAAGACATGGCTTGTCCCCATTGTCCGCAAGTGGTTGAAAACCAGAAAAGCAAACGAATTGATTGAGCCGTTCGCCGGCGGGGGAATAATCAGCCTCACCGTTGCATTCGAGGAATTGACCAATCGTGTAACGATGGTTGAATGCGACGATCAAGTGGCTGCCGTTTGGGAAACGATCTTTAGTGGCGGTGCCCAAAAGCTTGCCGAGCATATTGTGAATTTCTCGATGACGCTCGATAACGTCCAGTCAGTGCTGTCAAAAACCGACATGTCGAGAGAAGACCTGGCATTTCAAACAATTCTGCGCAATCGAGTGAACCACGGAGGAATTCTGGCCCCTGGAAGCGGTTTGCTGAAACACGGCGAAAACGGAAAGGGACTCAAGTCGCGTTGGTATGCTGACACTCTCTATAGACGAATCACGAACATCAACCACATCAGAAACCGTGTCTCTTTTGTCCACGGCGATGGTATGAAGGTTATGCAGGACAACCGCGAAAAGACGGATACAGTTTATTTCATTGATCCTCCCTACACTGCGGCTGGGAAAAAAGCGGGTTCGCGACTCTACACGCACAGTGAACTCGACCATGAGCATCTCTTTCAAATCGCAGCGGGAGTCGCGGGAGACTTTCTAATGACATACGACAACGCCGGTGGCGTCCAAGAGTTGGCTCGAAAACATAATTTCGATTTGGAGCCTGTCAGCATGAAAAACACCCATCATGCCGAGATGACAGAGCTTTTGATCGGACGCGATCTTGATTGGGTGCGCCGCAACAGTCCCCGGCAAATAGCTAGCTAG